Below is a genomic region from Spirochaetota bacterium.
ATTTACTTATCGCCGGCGACAATTCCCTATATCAACAGAGCGAAGGACCGACCGGCGTTTGCGGGAGTGAATTTGCACTGGGGCTGTCGTAAAACCGGAAATCCGGCGATTTTCGGAATTTTGCGGCACCCTGTCGTCGAAGGGTACCAAACCGGGGGTTACACCGCATGGACAAGGTTAAGGAATTGATCACCGAAAAGGCGAGAGACGGAAAAATCAACTGCAAGGATGCGCTCGGCATCGCCGAGGAGCTCGAAATCAGCGCCGCGATCGTCGGCAAAACCGCCGACGAAATGAAGATCAAGATCAAGGGATGTCAACTGGGCTGCTTCAAGTAGGTTTACCATAAACGTCAGGCCAGCCGGACGGTACGCACGCCAATACCCGCCCGGCTCACTATCACAATAACGGAGACACTATCGTGAAAAAAAAGATACTGTCGGCTGCCGCGGCGCTCGCGGTCATTATTGTCGCCATCTGCCTCGTTCGGGCGGCGCTGTTCAAATCGAAGCAGATTGCTGTCGAACCCGCCGTCGTCTCCGGCATCAACCAGCGCGCGATCGCCGAAAACCTGTCCAAAGCGATACAATTGAGGACTGTTTCGCACCAGGACCCTGCCAAGTTTGACGGCACGACATTTCTCACCTTTCATCGTCTGCTTGAAAGGACGTTTCCACGCGCGCATAAAAGCCTCACAAGGGAAACCATAAGCAAGTACAGCCTTCTCTATACCTGGAAAGGGACCGATCCGAAACGCAAGCCCATCCTTCTCCTCGGCCACATCGACGTGGTCCCGGTTGAAAGCGGCACGGAGAAGGACTGGACCCACCCGCCGTTTTCGGGCGCCATTGCCGACGGTTACATCTGGGGCCGCGGGGCGCTTGATATAAAGCTCAATGTAATGGGAACACTTGAGGCGGTTGAATACCTGCTTGCTTCCGGATTCAAGCCGCAGCAGACCATCTTCCTCGCCTTCGGCCATGACGAAGAGGTCCATGGACTCAACGGCGCGAAGAAAATCTCGGCGCTGCTTAAAGAGCGCGGCGTCTCGCTGGATTACACGCTCGATGAAGGCGGTTTCGTCGTGGAAGGGGTCATCGCGGGCCTTGCAGCGCCCGCAGCGCTGATCGGCATAGCGGAAAAAGGATACCTGAGCCTTGAGTTCAGCGTGGAAGGAGAGGGCGGCCACTCGTCGATGCCCCCGCGACAGACGACGGCGGGCATACTCTGCGCGACCATCGCGAAGCTCGAAAAAAACCAGTTCCCGACCCGGATCGAGGGCGCCGCGCTCCAGATGTTTCGTTACCTTGGACCCGAGATGTCGTTCGCGAACAGGCTGATACTGGGCAACATGTGGCTCCTCGGCGGCGTGCTGAAATCCCAGCTTCTCAAATCCCCAACGATGGCGGCCGCGATACGGACGACCACCGCCCCC
It encodes:
- a CDS encoding M20 family peptidase: MKKKILSAAAALAVIIVAICLVRAALFKSKQIAVEPAVVSGINQRAIAENLSKAIQLRTVSHQDPAKFDGTTFLTFHRLLERTFPRAHKSLTRETISKYSLLYTWKGTDPKRKPILLLGHIDVVPVESGTEKDWTHPPFSGAIADGYIWGRGALDIKLNVMGTLEAVEYLLASGFKPQQTIFLAFGHDEEVHGLNGAKKISALLKERGVSLDYTLDEGGFVVEGVIAGLAAPAALIGIAEKGYLSLEFSVEGEGGHSSMPPRQTTAGILCATIAKLEKNQFPTRIEGAALQMFRYLGPEMSFANRLILGNMWLLGGVLKSQLLKSPTMAAAIRTTTAPTMLQGSVKENILPIKATAVVNYRLLPGDTIESSIKRVENIIDDNRVKIRALDEGSDPSPVSDTGSASFAMLQKTIHQMFPGAIVSPYLVLGATDSRYYTGLSGNVYRFTPLSIKNEDLKRIHGTNERISVANYEQAVRFFIQLIKNSGGRMIPSS